The proteins below come from a single Molothrus ater isolate BHLD 08-10-18 breed brown headed cowbird chromosome 3, BPBGC_Mater_1.1, whole genome shotgun sequence genomic window:
- the PROX1 gene encoding prospero homeobox protein 1 yields MPDHDSTALLSRQTKRRRVDIGVKRTVGTASAFFAKARATFFSAMNPQGSEQDVEYSVVQHADGEKSNVLRKLLKRANSYEDAMMPFPGATIISQLLKNNMNKNGGTEPSFQASGLSSTGSEVHQEDVCSNSSRDSPQECLSPFGRPTMSQFDVDRLCDEHLRAKRARVENIIRGMSHSPSVALRGNENEREIAPQSVSPRESYRENKRKQKLPQQQQQSFQQLVSARKEQKREERRQLKQQLEDMQKQLRQLQEKFYQIYDSTDSENDEDGNLSEDSMRSETMDARAGDSVGRSDNEMCELDPGQFIDRARALIREQEVAENKPKREGPKEKEQGPNAFHPEGKHLAETLKQELNTAMSQVVDTVVKVFSSKPSRQLPQVFPPLQIPQARFAVNGENHNFHTANQRLQCFGDVIIPNPLDTFGSVPMPGATDQTEALPLVVRKNSSDQSASAPPAGGHHASLHQSPLSATAGFSTSSFRHPFPLPLMAYPFQSPLGAPSASFPGKERASPESLDLTRETTSLRTKMSSHHMNHHPCSPAHPPSAAEGLSLSLIKSECGDLQDMSEISPYSGSAMQEGLSPNHLKKAKLMFFYTRYPSSNMLKTYFSDVKFNRCITSQLIKWFSNFREFYYIQMEKYARQAINDGVTSTEELSITRDCELYRALNMHYNKANDFEVPERFLEVAQITLREFFNAIIAGKDVDPSWKKAIYKVICKLDSEVPEIFKSPNCLQELLHE; encoded by the exons ATGCCTGACCATGACAGCACAGCCCTCTTAAGCAGGCAAACCAAGAGAAGAAGAGTTGACATTGGAGTGAAAAGGACGGTAGGGACAGCATCTGCATTTTTTGCAAAGGCAAGAGCAACGTTTTTTAGTGCCATGAATCCCCAAGGTTCAGAGCAGGATGTCGAGTATTCAGTAGTGCAGCATGCAGATGGGGAAAAGTCAAATGTACTCCGCAAGCTGCTGAAGAGGGCGAACTCATATGAAGATGCCATGATGCCTTTTCCAGGAGCAACCATAATTTCCCAGCTGTTGAAAAATAACATGAACAAAAATGGTGGCACAGAGCCCAGTTTCCAAGCCAGCGGTCTCTCTAGTACAGGCTCAGAAGTACATCAGGAGGATGTATGCAGCAACTCTTCAAGAGACAGCCCCCAAGAGTGTCTTTCCCCTTTTGGCAGGCCAACTATGAGCCAGTTTGATGTGGATCGGTTATGCGACGAGCACCTGAGAGCTAAACGCGCCCGGGTTGAGAATATAATTCGAGGTATGAGCCATTCCCCCAGCGTGGCATTAAGGggcaatgaaaatgaaagagaaatagcTCCGCAGTCCGTCAGTCCCCGAGAAAGTTACAGAGAAAACAAACGCAAGCAAAAGctgccgcagcagcagcagcagagtttcCAGCAGCTGGTTTCGGCGAGGAAAGAGCAGAAGCGAGAGGAGCGCAgacagctgaagcagcagctggaggacatgcagaagcagctgcgccagctgcaggagaagtTCTACCAGATCTACGACAGCACCGACTCTGAAAATGATGAAGATGGCAACCTGTCTGAAGACAGCATGCGCTCGGAAACCATGGATGCGAGAGCCGGCGACTCTGTTGGCAGGTCAGACAATGAGATGTGTGAGCTGGACCCGGGGCAGTTCATCGACCGGGCACGGGCCCTCATCCGGGAGCAGGAGGTAGCGGAGAACAAGCCAAAAAGAGAAGGTCCTAAGGAGAAGGAGCAAGGGCCAAACGCCTTCCACCCCGAAGGCAAACACTTGGCTGAGACCCTCAAGCAGGAGCTGAACACTGCCATGTCACAAGTTGTGGACACAGTGGTCAAAGTTTTCTCATCCAAGCCCTCCCGCCAGCTTCCTCAGGTCTTCCCGCCCCTCCAGATCCCGCAGGCAAGGTTCGCTGTCAACGGGGAGAACCACAACTTCCACACAGCCAACCAGCGCCTGCAGTGCTTCGGGGACGTCATCATTCCCAACCCCCTCGACACCTTCGGCAGTGTCCCCATGCCCGGCGCCACCGACCAAACCGAGGCGCTGCCCCTCGTCGTCCGCAAAAACTCCTCTGACCAATCGGCCTCGGCCCCGCCGGCCGGTGGCCACCACGCCTCCCTGCACCAGTCCCCGCTCTCGGCCACCGCCGGcttctccacctcctccttccGCCACCCCTTCCCGCTGCCCCTCATGGCCTACCCCTTCCAGAGCCCCCTGGGCGCCCCATCGGCCTCCTTCCCGGGGAAAGAGCGCGCCTCCCCCGAATCCCTCGACCTGACCCGGGAGACCACCAGCCTGAGGACCAAGATGTCATCGCACCACATGAACCACCACCCCTGCTCGCCGGCCCACCCCCCCAGCGCCGCCGAAGGCCTCTCCTTGTCCCTCATTAAGTCTGAGTGTGGCGACCTGCAAGACATGTCCGAAATCTCGCCCTACTCGGGAAGTGCA ATGCAGGAAGGCTTGTCACCGAATCACTTGAAAAAGGCCAAGCTCATGTTCTTTTACACCCGGTACCCAAGTTCCAATATGCTGAAAACCTACTTCTCAGATGTAAAG TTCAACAGATGCATTACCTCTCAGCTCATCAAGTGGTTTAGCAATTTCCGTGAGTTTTACTACATTCAGATGGAGAAGTATGCACGGCAAGCCATCAACGACGGGGTCACGAGCACTGAGGAGCTGTCTATAACCAGAGACTGTGAGCTGTACAGGGCCCTGAACATGCACTACAATAAAGCAAATGATTTTGAG